The genomic region GTTCGTGTCCATAGACATGTTCATAACTCAACTCCTTATCGTGATTCGATACTCTCGATAATCGATAATATCGCAATTCGATATGGCGTCAAGGATGAAAAAGCGCCGCCCCTGTGTCGGGGTCGGCGCTGAGTGCGTTTGCGGGTTACTCGTCGCCGCGGTTGACCTCGGACGGGCCGTCCGGGTTGTCGTTGGCGTAGCTGGAGTCGTCGTCGCCCTCGTTGTCGTCGTCGAAGTCCTCTTTGTCCAGGTTGTCCAGGTCGCGGGACTCCAGGCGCTCAAGGTCGGAGATGGGGTCAGTGTCGGGCTCGTTGCCAATGCGGCGCGTTGCAGCGTCCAGAAGTTTGTCGGGACCGTCGCCCGGCTGTGCGTTATTTGCCTGCGTGTTGTCGGCCATTAGTTCGCCTTCTCGCTTTCCTTCTCGGTGCGGTCCTGGAAGTTGCCGTCTGCGTCCGGGTCACCCAGGTTGTTGATGCTGTCGTCGCGGGTCGGCGTCGGGTTGACGGCCGCCTTGGCTGCATCGTCGGCGTCTTGCGCCTGGTCAAAGCTTGGGATGCTGTCCTTGCTCATGGTCGCTCCTCAATCGTGCTAGGTGATTTCGGTTATGCGACCAGTCTAGCGATTTTGCGCTGCGCGGGGCCGTAATCGCAGGTGAAAGGGGTATGGGAAAGCGCCCCCGGCAGTGTCTGAAGTCATGACATAGTTGACACGGCGTGCCTGGGACAGCATTCCTGATGGTTGACAGGTCAGTCGCGACATTGTTGACACTTAGGGGGTAGAAACAATCTGGGGTGATGGTTGACACCTCAGTCGCGACATCATTGACACCTCCCGCCACCCCCGCGTGTTTAGTGACGGTGCTGGTATCAGTCGGGACATCGTTGACAGATGAACAGCCCGAACCGAAATCTCGCCATCGTCAAAGCCGTCCGCGATCAAGGCGAACCAGTCACCAAAGTCGCCAAACGATTCGGCATCTCCCGCCAACGCATCTACAAGATCCTCTCCGAGTTCGACGCCGGAGGCGAACAAGCCATCGCCCCCAAATCGCGCGCGCCGCACACCCACCCCAATGCCGTGCCGGAGACCCTGCGCAACCACATCATCGACATGCGCAAAGAACTCACCAAAGCAGGTTTCGACGCAGGGCCCGACACCATCGCTTTCCACTTAGGACAACAAGGCCTGCGTGTGCCGTCAACATCGACGATCCGCCGGATCATCACTGAAGCCGGACTTGTTGCCCCGCAACCGCAAAAGAAACCACGCAGCTCCTACATCAGGTTTGAAGCGGCCATGCCCAACGAATGCTGGCAGGCCGACATCACCTACCTCTTCCTCATCGACGGCAGGCGCGTAGAAGTCCTCGACTTCATCGACGACCACTCCCGCTACCTGCTATCGATCACCGCCCGGCCAGCATTTACAGGGCCAGCTGTCGCAGCAGAACTACAGCGCCTCATCGACACCTACGGCCCACCGGCATCCACACTCACTGACAACGGGCTGGTGTTCACCGCCCGACTAGCCGGACGCAAAGGCGGCAGAAACGCATTCGAGAAAACACTTAACGACAACCGTATCCAGCAGAAAAACGGCCGGCCAGGCCACCCACAAACCCAAGGCAAAATCGAACGCTTCCACCAAACACTCAAACGCTGGATCAACGCACAACCACCAGCAGAAACCATCCCCCAACTACAACGGCAGCTCAACGAATTCACCGCCTACTACAACACCGAACGCCCCCACCGATCACTCGGACGCCGTACCCCACACCAGGCCTACACAACAGGACCTAAAGCTGAACCAACCTTCACCCCGAAAGAAGAATGGCGCACCCGCAACGACGTCGTCGCCGCCAGCGGCAAAGTCACCATCCGCTACGCCGGCAGGCTCTACAGCCTAGGAATCGGCCGAGCCCACAGCGGCGAAGAAGTCCTGATGATCATCACCGACAACCACATCACGACATCACTAAAAGAAACCGGCGAACCCATCACCGAGCACTACATCGACACATCCCGCAACTACCAAAAACCATACTGGCGAAAAGGCCAACCCCCACTGACCTGAAAACCACAACCGGCGCCTTGGAAAAAATAAACACCAAGACGCCGGTTTGTCCACCATGTCGCGACTCATCTGTCAACAATGTCGCGACTGATGACAAAAGCGCCCCCGGCAGGATTCGAACCCGCGACCAGCCGGGTAGAAACCGGATGCTCTAATCCACTGAGCTACGGAGGCAGTGCCCCACTGGGGCGGGAATTATCGTATCCCACTGCACCGAAAGTAGGGTAAAGGCCATGTCAGCAGACCAGGCGGTGGAGCAGGCGGAACGCAAGCAGGACTCGGTGGCCCGCGAGCGGTCGCGTGGGCATGTGCGTGCGGCCTGGCCGATCTATCTGGCTGCGTTCGCAGTCGCCGCGGTGGTCGCTGGGGCCCTTGCGCAGGCGTTCCTGGGCGGCTCGTTGGCGTCGTTGGGTATTCCGGACCCGGGGGTGGTGACCACGGTGGGGTTGCCGTCGATACGCGCAATTGCATGGCTCCTTGCTGCTCTGGCCACGGGCTCCTTCATGTTCTCCGCCTACCTCATCCCGCCAGACGGCCCCCTGAAAACTGCCCGACTGACCGTCGATGGGCACTTGGCCGCGCGCACGGGGGCATGGGCGAGCGCCGGGCTGGCCGTAATCGGTGTGCTCATGGTTCCGCTCGTGCTTTCCGACGTCTCCGGCACACCGTTATCCCAGATTCTCTTCTCCGCCGAGATGTGGGGCACCGCGCTCGACCGCGTGGCGGACGCGAAGATCTGGCTGCTCGTGGCAGCCATTGCAGCGATCGTCGCCGGTTTCGGTTTCGCGGCGGGATCATGGGTGGCGCAAACGCCGCTCTTCCTCGGCGCGATCGCCGCAGTGATGCCGCTGGGCATGTCCGGCCACTCCGCGACCGGAGGCAACCACGACTACGGCACCAACTCGTACCTGTGGCACCTGGTGTTCATGATGATCTGGGTTGGCGGGCTGCTCGCACTCATCGCGCACGGGCGCAGGCTCGGCCCGCACATGCAGCAGGCGGTGCACCGCTACTCGCTCATCGCCCTGTTCGCGTTCTTCGCCATGACCATCTCTGGCGTGATTAACGCGCTCATCCGCGTGCGTTTCGACGATCTTCTCTCCACCGCCTACGGCTGGACCGTTTTGTTCAAAACAATCGGTTTGGTCGTGCTGGGATTGCTCGGCTTCGCGCACCGGCAGATCACAATCCCGCAGCTGGACCGGAAGCCGCCGCTGTTCACCCGCATTGCGGTCGTGGAGGCGCTGGTCATGGCTGCGGTGACGGGTGTGGCCGTGTCCATGGGGCGCACTCCGCCGCCTGCGCCGCTCGACCCGGCGATCACCAACATGCAGGTCCAGATGGGCTACAACCTTGAGGTCGAACCGACAGTGGCAAACATCTTCACCATGTGGCGCTTCGAGGTGCTCTTCAGCGTCATCGCCATCTTGCTGGCCATCTACTACCTGCATCTCACCCGTCGGGTTGAAGGCTGGGACCGCGGGCGCACCGCCTGGTGGATCGCCGGATGCGCGACCATTGTTGTGACCATGTCCTCTGGCCTGGGCATGTACATGCCGGCGAGCTTCTCCATCCACATGATCGTGCACATGATCCTGTCCATGGGTGCGCCCGTCCTGTTGGTTATGGGTGCGCCGCTGACGCTGATCAAACAGGCCTACCCGGCAGGGGAGTTCAACATCCGCGCGTGGGTGGAGGCCTTCGAGGAATCCACCTTCCTGCGTGTGATCACCTACCCGCCGGTGTCGACGATCCAGTTCCTGGTCGTGTTCTACATCCTCTATGTCTTCCCATCGCTCTACGAAGTCGCGGTGTCAGAGCACGCGGGGCACGTGATCATGAACGCGGTTTTCTTAGTCTCCGGGTACTTCTACTTCTGGGATCTCATTGGCCCCGACCACATCCCGGGACGACGCCCGACCGTGGCCCGCTTCGGTTGGTTTGTTGTCTCCATGCCGCTGCACCTTTTCATGGGCGTGTACCTGATGCAGCTCAATATTGTTCTGGCGGAAAGCTTCTACGAAAATCTTGGGCTCCCATGGAACCCGGATCTGCTCCGCGATCAGAAGGTCGGCGGGGGCATTGGTTGGGCGTCGGGAAGCTTCCCGATGGCAGTGGTCTTCATCATCCTTCTTCTGGGGTGGCTGCGGGAAGATCGTGCAGATGCGAGGGCTACAGACCGCAGTGAGGACGAGACGGGCGATGCGGAATGGCGCGCCTACAACGAGATGCTCGCGCAGTACTCGCAGACCGGCCGTCGCAGCGAGAAGTAGCTCGCTTATCGACGCCTCCCGCCCCCACCCGCCTGTGGATAACTCACCGTTATCCACAGGCTTTTTCGGACCTCTTTGCGCAGGTTGTTCGCGTGGTCGACCCTGGAAGGGCACCCCACCCACCAGCAAACCGCGAAAGGAAACTCCGACCATGCAATCACCCATCACGCTTTCTGGAAACCTCACCGACGATCCCGTCTGCAAGATCTTCAAAACCGGCTCGACCCTGACCAAGTTCCGTCTCGCATCGAGTCGCCGCGTGCGCACAGACAGCACCACCGCTGACGGCCGGCCCGTGTGGGCGGACGCTGACAGCCTGTTCATCGACGTCGAGTGCTGGGGCCAACTGGCCGTCAATGTCGAGGCATCGCTGCGGAAGGGCTTACCCGCCGTCGTAGTCGGCCGTCTCGTTACTGAGACTTGGGTGGATGAGGGCGGCACAAAGCGTTCCAAGCAGCTGATCAAGGCGGCTCAGGTGGCGCTGGAGCTCAACAGGTACCAGGCGTCGTCGAAATGCACGACCGCCAAGGAGCACACCGCGGGCGACATCCCGTCGGTCAATCTGCGCACGCGCGAGGACATTGCCGGGGAGATCGGCGAGACACCAACTAACCAGCCCACCAGCCAGCCCACCAACCAGCCGACGGCCCAGCCAGAGCCACCGAGCTATGACGACGAAGCACTCGAGTCCCTGATGAACCACGGCCCGTCTGACATGGGGGAGCACGCCCCGGAAGAGGAAACGGTGGGGGCGGCGTAGAGCGCACAGGAACGGTTTCTCTGCTTGCGGATCAGGCGGTGAGTGCGTGATGTACCCTTTGTGGTGGTTTACGCAAATAGCCGCCAACACGCATGTAAAGGGGGCCCCTAGTGGCTGAGTTCATCTACACGATGAAGAACGTTCGCAGGGCCGTCGGTGACAAGGTCATCCTGGACAATGTCACCATGGCTTTCTACCCCGGCGCCAAGATCGGTGTCGTGGGCCCGAACGGAGCGGGTAAGTCCTCGCTGCTGAAGATCATGGCCGGCATCGACCAGCCGAACAACGGCGAGGCCTTCCTCGACCCCGGTGCCTCCGTGGGCATCCTCCTGCAGGAGCCGCCGCTCAACGAGGACAAGACGGTCCGCGAGAACGTCGAAGAGGGCCTGGGCGACATCTTTGAGAAGAAGCAGCGCTTCGAGGAGATCGCCACCGAGATGGCCACCAACTACTCCGACGAGCTCATGGAGGAAATGGGCAAGCTCCAGGAGGAGCTCGACGCCGCTGACGCGTGGGAGGTCGACTCCAAGATCGAGCAGGCCATGGAGGCGCTGCGCTGCCCGCCGTCAGATTCCCCGGTGACCAACCTCTCCGGTGGTGAGCGCCGTCGCGTCGCACTGGCCAAGCTGCTGCTCAGCCAGCCGGACCTGCTGCTTCTCGACGAGCCTACGAACCACCTCGACGCCGAGAGCGTCCTGTGGCTGGAGAAGCACCTGCAGGACTACCCGGGCGCTGTTTTGGCCGTCACTCACGACCGCTACTTCCTCGACCACGTCGCGGAGTGGATCTGCGAGGTCGACCGCGGCAAGCTCTACCCCTACGAGGGCAACTACTCCACCTACCTGGAGAAGAAGGCCGAGCGTCTGGAGATTGCCGGCAAGAAGGACCAGAAGCTGCAGAAGCGCCTCAAGGGCGAGCTGGAGTGGGTCCGTTCTTCCCCGAAGGCACGCCAGGCGAAGAACAAGGCCCGTCTGGAGCGCTACGAGGAGATGGCGGCCGAGGCGGAGCAGTACAAGAAGCTCGACTTCGAAGAGATCCAGATCCCTACGCCGCCGCGTCTGGGCAACAAGGTCGTCGAGGTCAAGAACCTGGACAAGGGGTTCGACGGCCGCACCCTGATCAAGGACCTGTCGTTCACCTTGCCGCGTAACGGCATCGTCGGTGTCATCGGCCCGAACGGTGTGGGTAAGACCACCCTGTTCAAGACCATCGTCGGCTTGGAGGATCCAGACGCTGGTTCTGTCGAGGTCGGCGATACCGTGCAGCTGTCCTACGTGGACCAGAACCGCGCGAACATCGACCCGGAGCAGACCGTGTGGGAGGTCGTCTCCGACGGCCTGGACTACATCCACGTCGGCCAGAACGAGATGCCGTCGCGCGCGTACTTGTCCGCGTTCGGTTTCAAGGGCCCGGACCAGCAGAAGCCGTCGAAGGTGCTCTCCGGTGGTGAGCGTAACCGTCTCAACCTGGCGTTGACGCTGAAGCAGGGCGGAAACCTGATCCTGCTCGATGAGCCGACAAACGACCTCGATGTTGAAACCCTCGGCTCCCTGGAAAACGCCCTGCAGAACTTCCCGGGTTGTGCTGTGGTGATCTCCCACGACCGCTGGTTCCTCGACCGCACCTGCACCCACATCCTCGCCTGGGAAGGTAGCATCGAGGAGGGCAAGTGGTTCTGGTTCGAAGGAAACTTCGGCGACTACGAGGCCAACAAGGTCGACCGCCTCGGTGAGGAAGCGGCGAAACCGTCGCGCGTCACCCACCGTAAACTCACCCGCTAACGCTGCTTTTTCGAGCTGCTCTTCGAAAGGAACCACATGGCAGACAACAACCCGGCGAACACGCACATCATCGCGCTGCGCTGGAACGACTTCGACCGCTACGGCCACCTGAACAACTGCGCCTACCTTGATATCGCTCAAGAGGCCCGCATCAGGTTCACCAAGGAGCAGTTCGAGAACAACGGCCAGGAGTTCGGTGTCTTCGTCCGCCGCGCTGAGGTCGACTTCCTGCGTCCCGTCATGCCGGACTCTCTCGAGGTGGAGGTGGTCTCTACTGTCGTTGAGATCGGCAACACCTCTTTCAAGACGGTCCAGGAAATCAAGGACCGCCAGGGTCGAGTGTGCGGCATTGTGACCTGCGTGCTCGTCGCCGTTGACCTGTCTACCGCGTCCCCGCGTGAGATCACCCAGCAGGAGCGCGGCATCCTCACCGCCAAGGCTGGGGAGTAGCGCCCTGGAAGCACTACATGTCAGCGCGGGAGCGGCGGGGCTGAAAGCCCTGACCTCCCGCGCGCTTCATCTTGATGCGCAGGCTTCCGCGCGTTTCGCCGTGCTTAGCGACGCCCCATCCGCCCCCGGCAGCAGCACCCCGATCGACGTGTTCGTGACCACCCCGTTCGATTGCGTGGCTTCGCGCCGGGTGACGGGGTCGGTCTCGCGCGACGGAGCGGTCGTGTCGGCCCGCGACTTGGACGCAGCCCTTGCCGAGGGGCGATCCGAGCTCGGCCCCGCCCGCGACCACGACTGGATCGGCGCTCTGCCGCCGAAGACCGGTTTCGTCGAGCGCGAGATGGTGCCCGTCGCCGTGGTCCGCGACCTCGCCGATCAGGGGCGCAGGCTAGCCCGCCAGTTCTCCGGTCCCCTGGGCCCGCCGCGGTCCTTGCTGGAGCAGATCGTTCTGACGGTGCAGTCCCCCACCACACCGGCCGAGAGTTCGACGCCGACGGACGCAGTAGAGATCCCGATGCGCATGATCTTCACCTGCACATCCCTCGGCCTGATACCTGGTCCCTCGGCGCCGCCGGAGATTCCCCGGCACTTGCGCATCTCTACGGCTGGCCGCTGGATCCGAATGGATGCGCCCTTCGGTAGCGTGTACCACTCGGCTGGGCTCAACTTGCTGTTCTAGCTCCGTTCGCCTTTCGTCGTTCGACTTTCATGCTGCGGTTCTAGACGCGACCTGCAGTTTTCCCCGTCGTCGAACCGTCAAAGGCGAACCGTCAAAGGCGAACTGCGATGGGTGTACCTATGGCAGGCGAACCAGTCCCCCGTCCGATATGAACCCAGCTCGAGACTGGCTGGGGCCGACTACCCGAACAAGCGGGTGAGGTGCTCCGAGCCGAAGGTGCGGTCCGGATCCATCTGCTCGCGGAGGGAGCAAAACTCGTCGAAACGCGGGTAGGTCTTGGCGAAGTCTTCCCGGCCCATGGTGTGCATCTTGCCCCAGTGCGGCCGGCCGTCGGCGGCCTTGAGGATCGGCTCGAGGTGGGGGAAGTAGTCGTGCGGGTTCATCGCCTTGGGCACGTGGAAAGCGATGTACATCGATTCACGCCCGGTGGAGGTGGACAGGGCCACGTCGTCGGCGGCTGTGGAGCGCAGTTCGAGCGGGAAGGGAATGATCCAGCCGCGTTTGTCCAGTTCGCGGCGGATCTCGCGCACTGTCTCCGGGCCGGCTTCGAGCGGCACGGCGACCTCCATCTCGTGGAACTTCACGCGACGTGGGGTGGCGAAGACCTCGTGGGCGCGGGAACGGTAGCGGTTGGCGGCCATGGCGTCGGCGGCGACACCGTTGAGGAAGGGGGCAGCACGGATGAGGTCGAGGTGCGCTACGCAATCGACCATGACGGTGATCGTCCCGCGCAGCGACGCATCTGCAGCTAGCTCAGCTAGCGCGACTTTGTTCACCGACGGGTAGGCCACCACGATGTCGTCGAAACCCTCGCGTGCCAGGTTGATCGCCTCCGGCACGCTGTAGGCGAGGATGCCGCGGTACCCGTCGTGGGAGAGTGCGCGTCGTAAAGCAGCGACACTGCGCAAGCTTTTGGATGCCACACGAATCGGCAACCCCCGCGCCCGCGACGTCATTTGGGACGCGTTGTAGTCGAACGCCGCGATGTCGACGGCGGCGCAGAGGGCGACGGCGCGGCCAGCGCTGATCAGCGACGGCACGATGCTCAACAGCGT from Corynebacterium genitalium ATCC 33030 harbors:
- a CDS encoding IS481 family transposase; amino-acid sequence: MNSPNRNLAIVKAVRDQGEPVTKVAKRFGISRQRIYKILSEFDAGGEQAIAPKSRAPHTHPNAVPETLRNHIIDMRKELTKAGFDAGPDTIAFHLGQQGLRVPSTSTIRRIITEAGLVAPQPQKKPRSSYIRFEAAMPNECWQADITYLFLIDGRRVEVLDFIDDHSRYLLSITARPAFTGPAVAAELQRLIDTYGPPASTLTDNGLVFTARLAGRKGGRNAFEKTLNDNRIQQKNGRPGHPQTQGKIERFHQTLKRWINAQPPAETIPQLQRQLNEFTAYYNTERPHRSLGRRTPHQAYTTGPKAEPTFTPKEEWRTRNDVVAASGKVTIRYAGRLYSLGIGRAHSGEEVLMIITDNHITTSLKETGEPITEHYIDTSRNYQKPYWRKGQPPLT
- a CDS encoding cytochrome c oxidase assembly protein, producing MSADQAVEQAERKQDSVARERSRGHVRAAWPIYLAAFAVAAVVAGALAQAFLGGSLASLGIPDPGVVTTVGLPSIRAIAWLLAALATGSFMFSAYLIPPDGPLKTARLTVDGHLAARTGAWASAGLAVIGVLMVPLVLSDVSGTPLSQILFSAEMWGTALDRVADAKIWLLVAAIAAIVAGFGFAAGSWVAQTPLFLGAIAAVMPLGMSGHSATGGNHDYGTNSYLWHLVFMMIWVGGLLALIAHGRRLGPHMQQAVHRYSLIALFAFFAMTISGVINALIRVRFDDLLSTAYGWTVLFKTIGLVVLGLLGFAHRQITIPQLDRKPPLFTRIAVVEALVMAAVTGVAVSMGRTPPPAPLDPAITNMQVQMGYNLEVEPTVANIFTMWRFEVLFSVIAILLAIYYLHLTRRVEGWDRGRTAWWIAGCATIVVTMSSGLGMYMPASFSIHMIVHMILSMGAPVLLVMGAPLTLIKQAYPAGEFNIRAWVEAFEESTFLRVITYPPVSTIQFLVVFYILYVFPSLYEVAVSEHAGHVIMNAVFLVSGYFYFWDLIGPDHIPGRRPTVARFGWFVVSMPLHLFMGVYLMQLNIVLAESFYENLGLPWNPDLLRDQKVGGGIGWASGSFPMAVVFIILLLGWLREDRADARATDRSEDETGDAEWRAYNEMLAQYSQTGRRSEK
- the ssb gene encoding single-stranded DNA-binding protein, producing the protein MQSPITLSGNLTDDPVCKIFKTGSTLTKFRLASSRRVRTDSTTADGRPVWADADSLFIDVECWGQLAVNVEASLRKGLPAVVVGRLVTETWVDEGGTKRSKQLIKAAQVALELNRYQASSKCTTAKEHTAGDIPSVNLRTREDIAGEIGETPTNQPTSQPTNQPTAQPEPPSYDDEALESLMNHGPSDMGEHAPEEETVGAA
- the ettA gene encoding energy-dependent translational throttle protein EttA, with the translated sequence MAEFIYTMKNVRRAVGDKVILDNVTMAFYPGAKIGVVGPNGAGKSSLLKIMAGIDQPNNGEAFLDPGASVGILLQEPPLNEDKTVRENVEEGLGDIFEKKQRFEEIATEMATNYSDELMEEMGKLQEELDAADAWEVDSKIEQAMEALRCPPSDSPVTNLSGGERRRVALAKLLLSQPDLLLLDEPTNHLDAESVLWLEKHLQDYPGAVLAVTHDRYFLDHVAEWICEVDRGKLYPYEGNYSTYLEKKAERLEIAGKKDQKLQKRLKGELEWVRSSPKARQAKNKARLERYEEMAAEAEQYKKLDFEEIQIPTPPRLGNKVVEVKNLDKGFDGRTLIKDLSFTLPRNGIVGVIGPNGVGKTTLFKTIVGLEDPDAGSVEVGDTVQLSYVDQNRANIDPEQTVWEVVSDGLDYIHVGQNEMPSRAYLSAFGFKGPDQQKPSKVLSGGERNRLNLALTLKQGGNLILLDEPTNDLDVETLGSLENALQNFPGCAVVISHDRWFLDRTCTHILAWEGSIEEGKWFWFEGNFGDYEANKVDRLGEEAAKPSRVTHRKLTR
- a CDS encoding acyl-CoA thioesterase; translated protein: MADNNPANTHIIALRWNDFDRYGHLNNCAYLDIAQEARIRFTKEQFENNGQEFGVFVRRAEVDFLRPVMPDSLEVEVVSTVVEIGNTSFKTVQEIKDRQGRVCGIVTCVLVAVDLSTASPREITQQERGILTAKAGE
- a CDS encoding D-arabinono-1,4-lactone oxidase, which translates into the protein MPSTVTRPSQTLLSIVPSLISAGRAVALCAAVDIAAFDYNASQMTSRARGLPIRVASKSLRSVAALRRALSHDGYRGILAYSVPEAINLAREGFDDIVVAYPSVNKVALAELAADASLRGTITVMVDCVAHLDLIRAAPFLNGVAADAMAANRYRSRAHEVFATPRRVKFHEMEVAVPLEAGPETVREIRRELDKRGWIIPFPLELRSTAADDVALSTSTGRESMYIAFHVPKAMNPHDYFPHLEPILKAADGRPHWGKMHTMGREDFAKTYPRFDEFCSLREQMDPDRTFGSEHLTRLFG